A stretch of Mastomys coucha isolate ucsf_1 unplaced genomic scaffold, UCSF_Mcou_1 pScaffold1, whole genome shotgun sequence DNA encodes these proteins:
- the LOC116071243 gene encoding olfactory receptor 6N1-like translates to MDHVNYTWTRTFILAGFTTSGTLRPLAFLGILCIYLLTLAGNLFIIILVQADSGLSTPMYFFISVLSFLEIWYVSTTVPTLLHTLLHGHSSIPSSACFIQLYVFHSLGMTECYLLGVMALDRYLAICRPLHYHSLMSRQVQLWLAGATWVAGFSAALVPAGLTASLPYCLKEIAHYFCDLAPLMRLACVSTSWHARIHGAVIGVATGCNFVLILGLYGGILTAVLKLPSAASRAKAFSTCSSHMTVVALFYASAFTVYVGSPQSRPEGTDKLIALVYALLTPFLNPIIYSLRNKEVKVAVKRVSDKIRTLLRDT, encoded by the coding sequence ATGGATCATGTCAACTACACCTGGACCAGGACTTTCATCCTTGCTGGTTTCACTACCTCTGGCACCCTCAGACCTCTTGCCTTCCTGGGAATCCTGTGCATCTATCTCCTCACACTTGCAGGGAACTTGTTCATCATTATCTTGGTTCAGGCAGATTCAGGGCTGTCCACTCCCATGTACTTCTTTATCAGTGTCCTCTCCTTCCTGGAAATCTGGTATGTGAGCACCACAGTACCCACTTTGCTGCATACCCTGCTCCATGGGCATTCATCCATCCCCTCATCTGCATGCTTCATCCAGCTGTATGTCTTCCACTCCTTGGGCATGACAGAGTGCTACCTGTTAGGTGTCATGGCTCTGGACCGCTACCTTGCTATCTGTCGCCCATTACACTACCATTCACTCATGAGCAGACAGGTACAGCTATGGCTTGCAGGTGCCACTTGGGTGGCCGGCTTTTCAGCTGCCCTGGTGCCTGCAGGTCTCACTGCCAGTCTACCATATTGCTTGAAAGAAATAGCCCATTACTTTTGTGACCTGGCACCACTAATGCGATTGGCTTGTGTGAGCACAAGCTGGCATGCTAGGATTCATGGGGCAGTGATTGGTGTGGCCACTGGATGCAATTTTGTCCTCATCTTGGGACTCTATGGGGGTATTTTGACAGCTGTCCTGAAGCTGCCTTCAGCTGCCAGTCGAGCCAAAGCCTTCTCCACATGTTCCTCCCATATGACAGTAGTTGCGCTGTTCTATGCTTCTGCTTTTACAGTGTATGTGGGTTCCCCTCAGAGCAGACCTGAGGGCACTGACAAGCTTATTGCTTTAGTGTATGCCCTCCTGACTCCATTCCTCAACCCCATCATCTATTCCCTTCGCAACAAAGAGGTGAAAGTGGCTGTGAAGAGGGTCAGTGACAAGATCAGGACTTTGTTGAGGGACACCTAA
- the LOC116071252 gene encoding olfactory receptor 6N2-like produces MDHVNYTWTQTFTLIGFTISGTLQHLAIFGTLCIYLLTLVGNLFIIVLVQADSGLSTPMYFFISVLSFLELWYVSTTVPTLLHTLLHGHSPIPSAACFIQLYVFHSLGMTECYLLGVMALDRYLAICRPLHYHALMSKQVQKQLVAVTWVAGFSAALVPAGLTASLPYCLKEVAHYFCDLAPVMQLACVDTSWHAQVYITVIGMINTCNLVFILGLYGGIVRAVLRLPSAASRAKAFSTCSSHITVVTLFFGSAFIVYVGPREILAEGRDKLIALVYTLFTPFFNPIIYTLRNKEVKEAFKRVTQRTKAVLN; encoded by the coding sequence ATGGATCATGTCAACTATACCTGGACCCAGACTTTCACCCTTATTGGTTTCACTATCTCTGGCACTCTGCAACATCTTGCAATCTTTGGGACCTTGTGCATTTATCTCCTCACACTGGTGGGGAACCTGTTCATCATTGTCTTGGTTCAGGCAGATTCAGGGCTGTCCACTCCCATGTACTTCTTTATCAGTGTCCTCTCCTTCCTGGAACTCTGGTATGTCAGCACCACAGTGCCCACCTTGCTGCATACCCTGCTCCACGGGCATTCACCCATCCCTTCAGCTGCATGCTTCATCCAGCTGTATGTCTTCCACTCCTTGGGCATGACCGAGTGTTACCTGTTAGGTGTCATGGCTCTGGATCGCTACCTTGCTATCTGTCGCCCACTGCACTACCATGCACTCATGAGCAAACAGGTACAGAAACAGTTAGTTGCTGTTACATGGGTGGCTGGCTTTTCAGCTGCCCTGGTGCCTGCAGGTCTCACTGCCTCTTTACCTTACTGTTTGAAAGAGGTAGCCCATTACTTTTGTGACCTGGCACCAGTGATGCAGTTGGCATGTGTGGACACTAGCTGGCATGCTCAAGTTTATATTACAGTGATTGGCATGATCAATACATGTAATCTTGTTTTCATCTTGGGACTCTATGGAGGTATTGTGAGAGCTGTACTGAGGCTGCCTTCGGCTGCTAGCCGTGCCAAAGCCTTTTCCACATGTTCCTCCCATATAACTGTAGTGACATTGTTCTTTGGTTCTGCCTTCATTGTCTATGTAGGGCCACGAGAGATTCTAGCTGAGGGCAGAGACAAGCTTATTGCCTTGGTGTATACTTTGTTCACCCCTTTCTTCAACCCTATTATTTATACTCTTCGCAATAAGGAAGTGAAAGAGGCTTTTAAGAGGGTCACACAGAGGACTAAAGCTGTGCTGAATTGA